attataattaattattaaccACAAATCAGCAACCCACCATATCTTACGTAAAACAAGAAGTTAAAATGATATAGCTATTCATATTCATTTGTTTAAGGATAATATGAGAATAAAAGCTTGAATCTTTGTTAAGAGTTAAGATTATGGAATGACAAcatattttagtcaaatttactaaataagttatatatatatacatatacccACACACTTTTGGTGAGTCTTGCTTAATATCTATTatgaataaattgaaaaaaaaaattatatagaaacTTTGATCACAACATATAGATATCAGTCTCTACTCTCCGGAATATAgatacaaataatataaaaactaaatgcttaatttatcattttcaatttttcaatacCAAACTGTATTAAAGATAGTACTTGATGAGGAAGAGGTCGGAGAGCACTAAATTCTTTgggtttttaaagatttttatgTTTATAGTAATTATGAAGATTAAAGaattgctattttttattttaaaaaatagctattcataactatttctcataataaaaatacaatcaaacAATGGAAAGGttatttttacttatattttttaaaaaaatgaatggttattcttaaaaattactATAATAAATGATCCATTACAATGTATCAAATGAGTCCCTagttttttttgtggggggggggggggggtgtgttAGCGGGAGGGAGATATGGTCTATTTGGTCATCTAACTTTTCTACTGCTTGTGCTTGTTTTAATCCAGTTATATTCCTTtgtaaaactacaaaaaaaattattcattaattaCCAATTTAACTCAATTATGTGATCcacaatattataattattaaccACAAATCAACAACTCGCCATATcataaagtaaaataataaaagtaataaaagcATGAGGCACACAATGTGTTGATGAGGTAGAAAATTGATGGAGAATTCTCCAAGGGAATACCAATACACACCTACCCAAACTaagaaaaagttttacaatCTAGAATAAAAACCTATGTACATAAACCCTAAAGTCCTAGTTAGTGATAAAGTAAGGATTTACCTTATGACTTATGGAGGCAAAATTTATAACGACTATGCATGTCTCTATATAGTTATGAATATAGTAGATACGCATATTATGCATTCGCATACATCAAATATGTAAGGCCTTAGAAAGTTAGGGCTCAAGCCCACTGAGAATAATGGTACCATGCCTCTCAAATTAAGTCCAAACAacagaattttgtaagaaaatgGGTAAATAACTCAAGTGCAATACAAGTATATGGCTAAGTCTTAGATTGAAGAGTCCAAAGTAGTAGATAAGTGCAACTGGAACAAGAATTAAGGATAATATCCTTCTCGAGAAAGTCCAAGGATCAGTTTCTTGTATGTAAGTTTAACATTGGTTTGGGGCAACAATTAAGGATAATATCCTCCTTGGGAAATTCCAAGGATTAGTTTCTCGTATATAAGTTTAGTGTTGGTTTGGCGCCTACTCAAAGAGAGCAAGAGAATCAGGACAACTATAATTCCTTAGAGCCTTGAGGATACGAGAGGAGCAACGGCTGGAGTAAGGTTGGTGGGAGAAAGTTTCTTAAAAGAGATACCTCCCACCTCCACATTGAATACTCTGCACCAACcttatcagctgcattaatgaagaaatgatCCCTGAACAGTAATATCACAGCTAACAGCTCTCTCTACTACCTCCAAAAGGGCCCTGATGGGACAATTATCTTAAGTAATCGCCTGAAACTTATAGATGAATGGCTGAGATGCAAGAAAAGAGACTATAAAAGGAAATGAACTCTCCAGAAAAAGTGGATAAACAATTTCTAAGTAAAAGGAGACTAGTGAGGAGAATACAAGGTTACCTTGTAAAGAACCAACACTAAACCTATATACAAGAAATTGATCCTCAAACTTTCCCGAGGAAGATATTATCATTAATTGTTGTTCCAGTTGCACTTATTTGCTACTTTGGACTCTTCGGTTTGAGACTTTGCCATATCATTGTATTGCACTTGAGTTATTTACCCATTCTCTTACAAATTTTGTTGTTTGGGCTTAATTTGAGAGGCAAGATACCACTGAGTGGGCTTAGGTCCTTTCGTTCTGAGGccttataatatataatattttaagacCAATttaggtataatttttttttatatactcatGTGAATACTATTTTAACTTTATAAAACCCGTAAAAATATAACAATCCATTAAATTGGAATTTTTTgtaagggtttagggtttagttaGGTTTTACACCTTTTAAGTAGTACCGTCCAATCTAATTATACATTTAAAAGATTAAAGTATCCTTGTTAATAATCTTatttgagaaaggaaaaatcCTAGAGTTTCTATAACAATTTAGTTAATAATTtcgaaaaaggaaaaaacctaGAGTTTTCATAACAATTTAGTTAGTGTTTTGGTTTCAAAAGATTTTTTCGGTGGTTATAACTTAAAAACTATattggattttaaaattttaagtatttttttagtggttaatattataaattataatgacaATGAAAATTGAGTAGCTAGATTCTGGATATATTTGTATACTATAAATACCGTTCAGTttagtgtatatatacatactaATTCTTAAATTtagttaaataatattttagatatatgattaaACTTACACATAAAAGGTATTTTTAACTGCCACATAATGGGGTGAAGGAAAATTCCTCTTAGCTAGTTTAGAGGTAATCTTTTTTATCCATTAATATATTACGCAGTTCAAACTGCAAAAACATTTACTATTCTAGGCAACAAAGGTAACAAGAGATTGTAGAGAGAGGCACAAACTTTCACTGGCCATAGATCCTTAAAACATTAACTAGTATAGTCCAGCGCCCCTATACTCTCTGAGATACAGCAAGTCTGGTTAGGAGTCACACAGGCAGGACGGAAGGTACCACACgacattttatttatatgcCACGATTCAAAGTTAAGCAGCTGGAACCTTTCTTCCATCTTCAATAAAGAAAATTGCAGTATCTGGCACCTAAGAAAAGGGAGAACGAAATTGAGGTTTAGATAAACATACCACGGATATAAGTTTAACTTCTTTGACCAAAAAAGAATCCTATGAAAAGAATATGCAATATGATCCTAAACATAACTGGAAAAAACAAAAGGGGGATCAAGCCGAAAGTAGAATTAAGATAACACATCACACCAAAACAATTAGACAAAAACATGGCAAAAAAACTTCTAAATGTTCCTTTGCCGTTACTGTTGAACATATCATATAACCAAATGACAAATACATCTCTTCAGCCAATATCATAATCAATTTCAAAATCATCACAAGTAATACCTGATCTTTAAACAGAACTTGAATATACTAGGAACTATAAATAGAATGCCGTATTCCTTTATTCTATCATTAATCCAAACTCTGGAGTAACTGAAGTCAACATTAAAAACTTCCAATTTTGGCATACCTTAGGTATTCATATAAACCATAGTTTAAACAATAAAGCTAGAGACACAACAAAAATTCCTAAATTAGGCTATCACCTAGAAGGACtattgtgaatttttgttgtgtccCTAGAAGGACTCAAAAAGGGAGTGGTTCCTGATAATTATGGTCATATTGGGGCTCAACTAGTGGTTGTACACtgacgtcataaataataaatttttaattaaagatatGTTGCTAGCCTTGATAACTTATGAGCCTTAACTACTCTTAACTTTACTTTTTCCATTTAACTGAGAAGAAAAGCTTATTAAGCCTtacattttgaaaattgttatgTCCAATATCAATGTGGAATTTTTCCATCTTAAGAATTAAAGATAAAAGTGAAGAGTGAGTcatttaaaatatgtaaaacaTTGTTAACATGTTTTCAATGTATGACTAGTTTCGTTATAAGAAAATTGTTGGAAGTCTCATACTCTCATATTAGAAACATAAAGAAGTTACGCTTCCTCCTTTATAAATATACATGTTGAAAGTCTtcctcccccccaccccccacctCCCCGGCGGATTATAACCAGTCCAAATCAGTTTTGGTTTCTGATGTTAATGCAAGACCGGGCTGGTTAAGGTCCAAGATAACAGTTGAACCGGTCAGAGACTGGCCAGTATCGTCTGCTTTTTAAAACAATGATAGAAATAGAATTAGCAGCACTAGTTAAAAACAAGATTTTGTCCTTTTTGTTGGCTCTAAGTTACATGTATTGAGTTCAAAGTAGAATAAATGCATGAAAACTATGATCCTCAAATGTCCTTGCCACAAATTAGGATAACAAATCCCTAACCATGATTAGCCCATGCAAAAACCCAGTTGAGGCTATAGAGAACATGAAATTCATGTCTCATACCTCCCAAACCAAAAAGCTGGTCAACCTTTGTGTGTCTCCAATACCAGTAAAATATTTATCAGATCATTGTCAACAGAAATCAGCAAAATAAATAGACAATAAGAACAGCAAGCATTCAAAACGCATAATCATTTTGCCTAAGATCTATACTTTGGCCAGAGTTTGTTTAGTTTTAGGTTAAAGGGCACATTATTATTAAATGTGTGTTTGGATGCAACTTTTGCTAATtgcttatttgttgaaagttgGTTAAAGTTGTGCCTAGAAAAAGTGAGGCTTTAAAAAGTTgtgcataaataaataagctaaaaagctCAAAGAATAAGTTGATGAAAAACAGACCTAATATTCTTAGGTAGAAAAGCAAGGTTGGTTTGATAATATATTATCGGCAGCCAAATCTGGCTTAGTTTTACATGTTCACTCTAGTTTGGGCTGAAGTTCTCTCTTACAAAAAGGCATGACTTTCTTAAGGCAATGGCAAATAACTATAAAGTTATTGCTTTTTAAATTCAGACAAGATGAAAAAACACATACATTCAATCAACACATAATATCTAAAGAAAGAGATTAGGTATTTTACATCAGGCCAGGTGTCTGTAATGAACTCGACAATGTCATAGGATATGTCCCCTTGAACATCTATCTGCTCTTTCTCAGTCGGGCCCTGGAAGTGGAAAAAATCATTTAAAGCACCATTTTTTTATGAgtgaaaatttcatttaaaaggCCCATTATCAttcaaaatatgttaaaatatatCAGAACCATTTTCACCAGAACAGAAATCCACACTTAGTGCCAAATCCTACCATACCTTAACAACAGAGGCTCCTGTAGCAAACTTTTTCCCTAGTTTCTTTGAAGCATCACTAAGTTTAACACCTGAATGTAATCAAAGGAACAGGGTTCATTATGATGAcaacattaaaattttacaatttaaagcAGCATATCACTTACCAAAAAGTTCCAGGCCTTTTACAGTGGTGATGCATTTTCGCTTGTTACGTATAACCTTTTCAATAACGACTTCTTGCTTCTCCTACAGAAAAATCCAACAGTAATTTCAATCATATTGAACTCAATGTTTCCCAACAACAAATACTCCATTATTGGTTTCATGCAAAAGTGCTTGTTCATAAACATCAAATGGAAGAAATATTTGCAAAcacttacttttttctttatctttccaCCAGGAAGACGTTTTACTTCTTCTTGCTTTGGTGCTTAAGTAACACACAACAGcccaccaagagagagagagagaggtaagaATGTCAGTATAGTTTGAACTTGCCAAACTCTAGGAAAGAAATAGAACTGAGTAACAccataaaacatatatatatatatatatatatattgtctaaATCCACCCAAAACCAGTCAGACAACATCACAATTACAAGAAACCCATTAATGTCACATCTAAGGGCAGAGAAAAAGGCATTAAACTCCTTGAACCCTTCCTTAAAGTgccaaaatagaaaatgaataaatatttatgaacTTGAAAAGCATTGTTATCTTCTTTCGATACTAGAAAGACAACGATTTTGACATTTTAATAGCATACAGTGCATCCAGTTAAACTAATAATATACAGCTATCACCTCTTGTGCGGATGTGATTTTTTAAAACAGATATAGCTCATTCTAATGGCTGTATCCCTGtccaacaaaacaaatcaaagccCAGAATCACTTACAAATGATGCCTCATGTGAATGCTATGAGCACTACAAAATTTGTTACTGTCACTCACAAAGACAATATATGTTCTCAACTTAACCCAATACAGCTATTAAGTTCGCTAGTTGTTATTCACGACCGGGTGGCTCTTTTTATGTGAGTTTGGCCAATTAACCCAGATGACTCTTAACAAAAATGGCACGGCTGATTCAGGAATCAGGAGGCATCATTATAAGAAAGGATAAGGGTGATTCCTTTTGACCTCACTCTTTCGCAGATCCACATTCTCTCAGTTTTCAACCATAGAATTGCAAATCACAAAGAGGGGTCAGCTATTTATGGCAGAGCATAGCACATATCATGCAAACTTTAGggaagaaaacaatattttagccAACTAAATATTACAAAATGGCATGGAAGCCAACTTGGAAGTGCCACATCATCCAGTTCAAAAATGTGGCAGCCTACATGATGACAGTGTGCTCAGCACACCAAATACATGTAAAATTCTACAGCACTAATAGGGACACAACCATGGTAGTCATTGGCAGGCCGGGCAAGGTGAGGCATTACTAAGGTGCCTCTAAGGCTCTAGGACAAGGCGCCTTTAGTGAGGTGCTTGCATTTAGAGCCTAGGCGAGTGCCTTGAACCATGAAAAAGGTGCTACGGCAAGAGCCTcagtaatcattttttttttaacagaagcctgttataaaatttattggaagataaattatttattgaatttttgtgTAGAACCTACTGTTAGGTTATTAATTTACAAAAGCTTGTTGTAAAATCTATTAttagattaattaatttacaTAAACTTGCGGTAAACCTATTGTTAGGATAATAAATAGAGCTTAAAGCCCTGAACTACGGTAAGCCTGTTTTGAAATTAATCGACCTAATGTCTTCATGCAACATATGTACAAAACACTTGATAATAATATTTCAATGTATTAGATACATAAAATTTAGCTTATCTATGTATAATAACTATATTTCTTATTTGGCACCTTGCTTTAATTGGGCTAGCGCCTTTTTGTTACTGCACGCCTCAGGCGATAAAAAGGTCTCGGTGCCTCAAGGTCACCTTCCGCCTTTAAAAAACTTGATAAGCCTTCACATGGGCTCATCACTAAGACCACTTGTATTGTGTAACAAATACAACATGCCaactttttgataagtaatacaAGTTTTATTAAAGGCGGAAAAAGTACCTAAAACAATTACAAGCAAAACAAATAGAAGATCTTCGTATTGTTCTGTGTTGGaattcatatattttgttcATAGACCGATCTCAAGCTCGGAAAAAGGAGAGGGttatcaaaaatataataatcacTTTCCATCATAATTTCATCACACATACTACTGTTACAACAATTCCATATAGCCTTATTgcattactaaaatatataatattaaaaaataaaaattctcaaaatgaaaaggaaattaTATTATGATGAAACAATAGAAAAACAGTAACAAAGGGATAATACCTGAAGGAGTAGCTCCATCTGAAGACATACCAGTGGACTGTAACTGTTCTGTAACTTTATCAGCTTCATTCGCATTTGACTCTGTgcaccaaaataaataaacaattatatttaattttttaaataaataaaaaaaagcagagAAAAATTAGGGATAAGAATGAATACGTTTGATGAGATCCGGGTAAAGGTCCGGGGCGTTATGGATCAACCAGGGCTTGCATTTCTCGAAATCGGGTCCGAATTCACAGTACTCCGCTGGCATACTGCAAACACCGCAGTACAGAACACGAACTGGTTGGGGCTTTTCCGCCAtcaatctctttctctttctctttctctttctctatgagTTTGTGTcgaagaaatttaaaaaaagaaaaagtgagagTTAGGGTTCAAAACGGTGCGTCTAAGCGACGCAGCTTGTTTTATTTGGTGCTTATGCAGTTATGCTAGCGCTGCTGTAGGCTTAGAAAGGTTGCGGATGAGATGAGGTCAGGTATAAGGTATTTCTACTTGTCGGCCCATGGGCTTGTAGTTGGGCTTTCAGAATTTCGGCGATGTAGGCCCAGTAGGCCTTTTTGTCGATTtagtcaaactttttttttttttttttgggttcaaggTCCACTAAATCATAGAATTCATTTCATAATtaagatttcttttttatataaattgtaGCAATAAatacatttcttttttgtaaatatttaatcCAAACTATGAGTGGAGTCTAATTAACTCAGCTAATAAAGTTTTTTGTTCTCAAATAAGAAAactatgtttaaattttttttataccaaaaactaattggtgtcttgacctaatgataaaaaaacaattatcatagcGCAAATActataagttaaaattctattatatctataaattatatatatatatatatatatatatatatatatatatatatatatatatatatatatatatacattgatTGTAATTCTTGCATGCTAAAATATTTGAACTTGTTTCATACCATTAGATGCAAAGATATTTCCATATTAAAAGTGATTTCATACAAAAAGTACAATATAGTTACTGTGGGAGTAAAGtagataaaatatttatttgggcCTTAGGCCTGATTTGGTAGTGTAAGTCTGTCCGAGCAAGGCTTTTGAAGCCTACAAGTCAGTGCACACTACAAAGGATGGGGGAGTCGTCCGAGGAAGAGTACCTCTTCGGACGGGCCCAGTAAAGGTCATGGGTCATGCCAAGgggtttaaaaattgaattccGGAatatctgttgggtaaaggcatgATCCACGTACTAGATGGAAGGAAGAACAtatgagaaatatcagaggAGAAAAAGCTGTTAATATCGCATTAAAGGCCTTGCACCTACCTCcatagccgcattaatggggaaataaCCTCTGAATAGTGAGGTTCAGCCTTCCAACTAATATTTGAAGGtttcaagaaggtgctggatgggacaagtatctattgAAGAAATTGGTGATACacgtggaagaagaagaagatggatacaTGAGAAGAAGATGGATATAAAAGGGGAGGAGggcaaaagaaaaaggaggggAAACGGTAATTGTAATAGTgttcttaaaaagaaagaagagtaaTACAAgttgtcatcggcttacgtccgatgagAGTTTCTTTGCTGTTCTTATTTATTGAACACGCTAGTAACGGCAATCTAGCCTGTTTTTCTCttatccaacatccatagtctaagtttcaagcccacactctacaaattgttattgtataaggctctttgggcctgagtccaccTAGcgattggaccgggtacaatTGTCCACTTACAGTTACATTAAAATTCCAAGTACTCTATTTTTACTAAGGACGAAGTTTTGTTACAAATTTAGTTCTAATCAATGGTTACAACTcttttcaatatctttttatcaGTTGTGAATTTCAATAAATACACCGTTAGATTATactttcttcttatatctttcctgtttgcaaaatttctaaaagatcaaagatcaatattGCACAAAAAGAgattaatgaatgaaaaattatgatacTACCCCTAAAAAAAGCCATATCAAATTAACTAAATAactaatttataaaattcaatattaATGTTTCAAAATGTGAGTGATTTATGGGGAAAATTTTCACACTTTATCtatattttaaggaaaaaaaatgtttagtaCAATAAAGAATGTAAGTCACAATTTTGTTAAGTT
This genomic stretch from Castanea sativa cultivar Marrone di Chiusa Pesio chromosome 1, ASM4071231v1 harbors:
- the LOC142615116 gene encoding translation machinery-associated protein 22; protein product: MAEKPQPVRVLYCGVCSMPAEYCEFGPDFEKCKPWLIHNAPDLYPDLIKQSNANEADKVTEQLQSTGMSSDGATPSAPKQEEVKRLPGGKIKKKEKQEVVIEKVIRNKRKCITTVKGLELFGVKLSDASKKLGKKFATGASVVKGPTEKEQIDVQGDISYDIVEFITDTWPDVPDTAIFFIEDGRKVPAA